GCATTACCATTGTCGTTTCGGAGGAGACCGGGCGGGTATCTCTTGTGGAGAACGGAAGTCTCCGCAGGGTCAGCGACGCGGAGAGTCTAAGAACGGCCCTTGCGAGGATGGAGGAGCAGGAAAGCACCGGGAACAACCGGTTCAGGATTTGGAAGGGAAAACGGAAGAATGAAAGAAAAACTGATTAATAATCTGGCTCTGAAGCTTCTTTCTATCTTTTTGGCATTTTTTGTCTGGCTGGTTGTGGTGAATGTTTCCAATCCCGAAGTGCGCCGCAGCAGGGATGTGACGCTGGAGATTGAGAACGAGCAGGTACTGGCAGCCGCAGGCAAGACCTATGAAATCAGCGGCAAAAGTACGGTCACCGTATATTTTGACGCAAGGACAAGGGATGAATATAAGGTCAGCGCTTCAGATTTCCGGGCTTATATCGATCTGGCGGAGCTTTATGATGTGACAGGTTCCGTACAGGTGAAGGTGGAGGTTCTGAACAACAAGCAGCTGATCTCCAATGCGGAGGCGAAGCCGGGAGTTGTCAGGATTGAGACAGAGGATCTTCAGAAGAAGCAGTTTGAGCTGGATGTTGCTGCGATCGGAGAGCCGGAAGAGGGCTATGCTGCGAATGGAATCACTCTTTCACCGTCTTATGTGGAGGTGGAAGGGCCGGTATCCAAGGTTGGCCTGATCAGCTATGCAGGAGTGGAGATTGACTTAAACGGACTGTCAGGGAATGATGAGGGCGTAGTGAAGCCGATTTTCTATGACGCCAACGGCAATGAACTGTCGGTCAGTGACAAGATAAAGGTCAATACATCGGAGATCCAGTACAAGGTTGTGGTCAATAAGGTCAAGACCCTGGCTCTGGATTTTGAGGTGTCAGGGACTGTGATGCCGGGATATCAGTTTACCGGCGTGGAGTGCGCGGTCAGGAATATTTCCGTGAGCGGACTCAAGAGCAGCCTGGCTTCCATCAACAAGATTACGATTCCGTCATCGGAGCTGAACATCAATGGATTGTCGAAAGATAAGGTTGTAGCAGTAGATTTGAGGAAGTATCTGCCGGAAGGCGTGGAGCTTGCCGAGTCTGAGAATCCGCAGGTGGAGATCCGCCTGAAGGTGGAAAAGCTGGTGAACCGTACCATTACTCTTACAGACGGGGAGATCAGGAGAGAAAACGGGTCAGAGGAGCTGCGTTACCGTTTGGCACCGAACCGGGTAGACGTGACCGTTCAGGGGCTTGAAGAAGAACTGGAGAGTCTGCGCGTAACGGATTTAGGAGCAGTAGTCGATCTGGCAGGACTGCAGGAGGGAAGCCATCCGGGCGCCCTGCTGTTTGCAGACAGTGATATGTTCAGAGTAGTCACCTATTCGGATTTCAAGGTTGAGGTGACGCCGGTGGCAGGTGCGGCGGACAGCAGCAGTACGGCTGCGCCGGACAGCACGGAAGCCGGAACGTTAGAAAGCTCTGAAGAAGAAACAACAGAGGCGGAGACTACGGTTCCTGCAGAGGGGACCGGGACAGCCGCCGGGTGATGGAAAGAGGGATAATGTGGTCAGCAAAAAAGTGATAGTAGGGAATGTATCGGGGCTGCACCTGCGGCCCACGGGCCTTCTGTGCAACGAGGCGATAAAATACCAGTCGTCTGTCAAATTCATATCCACAGGACGGTCGGGTCCTGCCACCACCAATGCGAAAAGTGTTTTGAGTGTGCTGGGAGCCTGTGTCAAATGTGGGGATGAGATAGAGTTTATCTGTGAGGGACCGGACGAGGAAGAGGCGCTTGCCGCTGTTATCCGCCTGGTGGAGAGTGGGCTGGGAGAGTAGCAGCCTTTGAAGTTTGTATGAAGCATCAAACGGGGTGCAGTTTGTTTTGCGCGCCGGGAGAGTTTTTCATAAAAAGGGACTGAGCAGGACAGTGTCCAGAGCAGTCACCATAATGAATAAGGAGGACGTGTTATGTTGAAGGGAACCAGTGCTTCTTCCGGTATCGGTATCGGGAAGGTTGCGATTGTAGAGGAAGCGGAATTAGTGATCAAGCGGGAAGCTGTTGCGGATGCGGCGGCGGAGGTGGCGCGCTTTAAAGAGGCGCTTGAACAGACCATGAAGGATACGGAGGCGCTTGCGGCTGATCTTGCAACCAGGGTAGGGGAGAAGGAAGCTGAGATCATGCAGGGACATCTGATGCTCCTTATGGACCCGATGCTGACAGGTGAGATCGAGAATACCATTACCGGTGAAGGAATCTGTAGTGAATATGCGATCGAGCAGGTCTGCTGCATGTATGCGGACATGTTTGCGTCTATGGATGACGAGCTGATGCAGCAGAGAGCCACGGATATGCGTGATATCAAGACACGTATGCAGAAGGTGCTTCTGGGTGTTGCTTCAGTAGATATATCTGCCCTGCCGGCAGGGAGCATCCTGGTGGCGGTGGATCTGACCCCGTCTATGACTGCAGG
This portion of the Clostridium sp. AN503 genome encodes:
- a CDS encoding HPr family phosphocarrier protein, which codes for MVSKKVIVGNVSGLHLRPTGLLCNEAIKYQSSVKFISTGRSGPATTNAKSVLSVLGACVKCGDEIEFICEGPDEEEALAAVIRLVESGLGE
- a CDS encoding CdaR family protein — protein: MKEKLINNLALKLLSIFLAFFVWLVVVNVSNPEVRRSRDVTLEIENEQVLAAAGKTYEISGKSTVTVYFDARTRDEYKVSASDFRAYIDLAELYDVTGSVQVKVEVLNNKQLISNAEAKPGVVRIETEDLQKKQFELDVAAIGEPEEGYAANGITLSPSYVEVEGPVSKVGLISYAGVEIDLNGLSGNDEGVVKPIFYDANGNELSVSDKIKVNTSEIQYKVVVNKVKTLALDFEVSGTVMPGYQFTGVECAVRNISVSGLKSSLASINKITIPSSELNINGLSKDKVVAVDLRKYLPEGVELAESENPQVEIRLKVEKLVNRTITLTDGEIRRENGSEELRYRLAPNRVDVTVQGLEEELESLRVTDLGAVVDLAGLQEGSHPGALLFADSDMFRVVTYSDFKVEVTPVAGAADSSSTAAPDSTEAGTLESSEEETTEAETTVPAEGTGTAAG